A single region of the Agromyces sp. Leaf222 genome encodes:
- the glgB gene encoding 1,4-alpha-glucan branching protein GlgB — MSERAPQTGPAVADDVLLAVAEGRHADPHSVLGQHPLHPERADVAAQTVIRTRRPLADTVEAVFDGAPALPLQHVGHGIWAGVADDAPRDYRIRAVYGEDDWTSDEPYRFAPSIGELDLHLIGEGRHEELWRVLGAHHRAHWGITGSLDGTSFTVWAPRARAVRVVGGFNRWDGTSHAMRSMGASGVWELFVPGIDPGTVYKFEILTASGEWIMKADPMARQAEVAPATGSIVSTTTHEWGDGEWISRRAHANVHELPMSIYEMHLGSWRPGRGYRDVADELIEYLGWLGYTHVEFMPLAEHPFGGSWGYQVTGYYAVTSRFGSPDDLKYLIDRLHRAGYGVIMDWVPGHFPKDAFALARFDGEALYEHPDPRRGEQKEWGTYVFDYGNPRVRNFLVANALFWLEEMHVDGLRVDAVASMIYLDYSRADGEWLPNIHGGREHLEAIGFLQEASATAYKRNPGVVMIAEESTSFPGVTAATSSGGLGFGYKWNMGWMHDTLQYISKDPMYRSHHHHDLTFSFLYAFSEHFVLPISHDEVVHGKGSLIRKMPGDHWQQLANVRAYLSFMWAHPGKQLLFMGQEFGQLSEWSEERGLDWWILEQPSHKQLAEFVGALNRVYREHSALWQLDDDSAGFEWVEGGAAQLNVVAFLRYDRDRRPLLCVVNFAGVPHERVRLGLPVAGRWREVLNSDAAQWGGSGVGNLGAIDATETPWAGRPASAEFTLPPLGAVWFTLE, encoded by the coding sequence ATGTCTGAGCGCGCGCCGCAGACGGGTCCGGCCGTCGCCGACGACGTGCTGCTCGCGGTCGCCGAGGGCCGCCACGCCGATCCGCATTCGGTGCTCGGCCAGCATCCGCTGCATCCCGAGCGAGCGGATGTCGCGGCGCAGACGGTGATCCGAACCCGCCGTCCCCTCGCCGACACGGTCGAGGCCGTGTTCGACGGCGCCCCCGCCCTGCCCCTGCAGCACGTCGGGCACGGCATCTGGGCCGGCGTCGCCGACGACGCGCCACGCGACTACCGCATCCGCGCCGTCTACGGTGAAGACGACTGGACGAGCGACGAGCCGTACCGGTTCGCGCCGAGCATCGGCGAGCTCGACCTGCACCTGATCGGCGAGGGCCGGCATGAGGAGCTCTGGAGGGTGCTCGGGGCGCACCACCGCGCGCACTGGGGCATCACCGGCTCCCTCGACGGCACCTCGTTCACGGTGTGGGCTCCGCGCGCCAGAGCCGTGAGGGTCGTCGGCGGGTTCAACCGCTGGGACGGCACGTCGCATGCCATGCGCAGCATGGGCGCCTCCGGCGTCTGGGAGCTGTTCGTGCCGGGCATCGATCCCGGCACCGTCTACAAGTTCGAGATCCTCACGGCCTCCGGCGAGTGGATCATGAAGGCCGACCCGATGGCCAGGCAGGCCGAGGTCGCGCCCGCCACCGGGTCGATCGTGTCGACCACCACCCACGAGTGGGGCGACGGCGAGTGGATCTCGCGCCGGGCGCACGCCAACGTGCACGAACTGCCCATGAGCATCTACGAGATGCACCTCGGCTCGTGGCGTCCCGGACGCGGCTACCGAGACGTCGCCGACGAGCTCATCGAGTACCTCGGCTGGCTGGGTTACACGCACGTCGAGTTCATGCCGCTGGCGGAGCATCCGTTCGGCGGATCGTGGGGCTACCAGGTCACCGGCTATTACGCGGTGACCAGCCGGTTCGGCTCCCCCGACGACCTCAAGTACCTCATCGACCGCCTGCACCGGGCCGGCTACGGCGTGATCATGGACTGGGTGCCCGGCCACTTCCCGAAGGACGCGTTCGCGCTCGCACGCTTCGACGGCGAGGCGCTCTACGAGCACCCCGATCCCCGCCGCGGCGAGCAGAAGGAGTGGGGCACGTACGTCTTCGACTACGGCAACCCGCGCGTGCGCAACTTCCTCGTCGCGAACGCGCTGTTCTGGCTCGAGGAGATGCACGTCGACGGCCTGCGCGTCGACGCCGTCGCCTCGATGATCTACCTCGACTACTCCCGCGCCGACGGCGAGTGGCTGCCGAACATCCACGGCGGGCGCGAGCACCTCGAGGCCATCGGATTCCTCCAGGAGGCCAGCGCCACCGCCTACAAGCGCAACCCGGGCGTCGTCATGATCGCCGAGGAGTCCACGTCGTTCCCCGGGGTCACCGCCGCGACCTCGAGCGGCGGCCTCGGCTTCGGCTACAAGTGGAACATGGGCTGGATGCACGACACCCTGCAGTACATCTCGAAGGACCCGATGTACCGCTCGCACCACCACCACGACCTCACGTTCTCGTTCCTGTATGCGTTCAGCGAGCATTTCGTGCTGCCGATCAGCCACGACGAGGTCGTGCACGGCAAGGGCTCGCTGATCCGCAAGATGCCGGGCGACCACTGGCAGCAGCTCGCCAACGTGCGCGCCTACCTCTCGTTCATGTGGGCGCACCCCGGCAAGCAGCTCCTCTTCATGGGCCAGGAGTTCGGCCAGCTCTCCGAGTGGAGCGAGGAACGCGGCCTCGACTGGTGGATCCTTGAACAGCCGAGCCACAAGCAGCTCGCCGAGTTCGTCGGCGCCCTGAACCGCGTCTACCGAGAGCACTCCGCGCTCTGGCAGCTCGACGACGACTCGGCCGGATTCGAATGGGTCGAGGGCGGGGCCGCACAGCTCAACGTCGTCGCATTCCTCCGCTACGACCGCGATCGCCGCCCGCTGCTCTGCGTCGTCAACTTCGCCGGCGTGCCGCACGAACGGGTCCGCCTCGGCCTGCCCGTCGCGGGGCGCTGGCGCGAGGTGCTGAACTCGGATGCCGCGCAGTGGGGTGGATCCGGCGTCGGCAACCTCGGCGCGATCGACGCGACCGAGACGCCATGGGCCGGGCGACCCGCCTCGGCCGAGTTCACGCTGCCGCCGCTCGGCGCGGTCTGGTTCACGCTGGAGTGA
- a CDS encoding alpha/beta hydrolase yields the protein MTNPESAPVEIRAAVELPAVREEVRLHTADGLTLVGELATPVGVEPVATLVTLHPLPTAGGFMDSHIIRKAAARLPALANLAVLRFNTRGTTSPRGTSDGSFGEGVSEREDVAAAMAFVAQRGLPNPWLVGWSFGTELALKYGLEHDISGAVLLSPPLHRTSVEELRRWNDVSVPVVALIPEFDDYLRPDAAAERFAVAPKIARIDVEGGRHLWVGETQTRRVLDEIVAAVHPAALPLPTTWPPTAAPSGGSPEPAHSA from the coding sequence ATGACCAACCCCGAATCTGCGCCGGTCGAGATCCGCGCCGCGGTCGAACTGCCCGCCGTACGCGAGGAGGTTCGCCTGCACACGGCCGACGGCCTCACCCTCGTCGGCGAACTCGCGACCCCGGTCGGCGTGGAGCCGGTCGCCACGCTCGTGACGTTGCATCCGCTGCCCACCGCCGGCGGCTTCATGGACTCGCACATCATCCGCAAGGCTGCGGCGCGGCTGCCGGCGCTCGCGAACCTCGCGGTGCTCCGGTTCAACACCCGGGGCACCACCTCGCCCCGTGGCACGAGCGACGGCTCGTTCGGCGAAGGCGTCTCGGAGCGCGAGGACGTCGCCGCGGCCATGGCGTTCGTCGCGCAGCGGGGCCTGCCGAACCCCTGGCTCGTTGGCTGGTCGTTCGGCACCGAGCTCGCGCTCAAGTACGGCCTCGAGCATGACATCTCCGGGGCCGTGCTGCTGTCGCCGCCGCTGCACCGCACCTCGGTCGAGGAACTGCGCCGGTGGAACGACGTCTCCGTGCCGGTCGTGGCCCTGATCCCCGAGTTCGACGACTACCTCCGACCGGATGCCGCGGCCGAACGGTTCGCGGTCGCTCCGAAGATCGCCCGCATCGACGTCGAGGGAGGGCGCCACCTGTGGGTGGGGGAGACCCAGACCCGGCGCGTGCTCGACGAGATCGTCGCGGCGGTCCATCCGGCGGCGCTGCCCTTGCCGACGACGTGGCCGCCGACCGCGGCACCGTCGGGTGGGTCGCCCGAGCCGGCGCATTCGGCCTGA
- a CDS encoding alpha-1,4-glucan--maltose-1-phosphate maltosyltransferase gives MCERRGARAGHFRATVVHVSTRTVRAGRIPVTRLSPAVPDPRWHPKAFEGEVVPFRANVFREGHDQVGAMLVITAPSGVERRERMTLTAPGTDRWEAKVRLDEVGEWHWRVTGFDDEIATWRHDAALKIDAGVDVELMFEIGARLLDRAVAEKARPATVRKRLTAISSHLRDTAASVAVRRALVDDPALAEFETRPLALLATDSDEHTILVERRRAGVGSWYEFFPRSEGARRQRNGVWKSGTFRTAAKRLDGVAAMGFDVLYLPPIHPIGVTNRKGPNNTLDPAPGDPGSPWAIGGPLADGTAGGHDAVHPDLGTLADFRAFVRRANALGIEVALDLALQASPDHPWVAEHPEWFTVLPDGSIRFAENPPKKYQDIYPVNFDLDPEGILVEVERVIRHWMKQGVRIFRVDNPHTKPLAFWERIIGDINATDPDVVFLAEAFTRPSMMQALAMVGFQQSYSYFTWRNTKEELEEFLTSVSQETADFMRPNLFVNTPDILTEYLQFGGPAAFTVRATIAATAAPNWGVYSGFELFESVARPGAEEAIDNEKFEYKPRDFAAAEAEGRSLGLYLGILNGIRSAHPALGQLRNIRFHASDDDAVLVYSKHLEGRFTPDGLDDTIIVIANVDPHSVRETTVHLDLETIGLAPGARFTVEDLVTGHRWDWGDSNYVRLDAFTRPAHILHVVRVPNV, from the coding sequence ATGTGTGAACGTCGGGGCGCTCGGGCGGGGCATTTCCGCGCTACGGTCGTTCACGTGAGCACCCGTACCGTTCGCGCCGGTCGTATCCCCGTCACCCGGCTCTCCCCCGCCGTGCCCGATCCTCGCTGGCATCCGAAGGCGTTCGAGGGCGAGGTGGTGCCGTTCCGCGCGAACGTGTTCCGCGAGGGGCACGACCAGGTCGGCGCGATGCTCGTGATCACCGCCCCGTCCGGCGTCGAACGGCGCGAGCGCATGACGCTCACCGCGCCCGGAACCGACCGGTGGGAGGCGAAGGTCCGTCTCGACGAGGTCGGCGAGTGGCACTGGCGCGTCACCGGCTTCGACGACGAGATCGCCACGTGGCGTCACGACGCCGCGCTGAAGATCGACGCGGGAGTGGATGTCGAGCTGATGTTCGAGATCGGCGCACGCCTGCTCGACCGGGCCGTCGCCGAGAAGGCGCGGCCGGCCACGGTGCGCAAGCGGCTGACGGCGATCTCGTCGCACCTGCGCGACACCGCGGCATCCGTCGCCGTCCGGCGTGCGCTCGTCGACGACCCGGCGCTCGCCGAGTTCGAGACGCGGCCGCTCGCGCTGCTCGCGACCGACTCCGACGAGCACACGATTCTCGTCGAGCGCCGGCGCGCGGGCGTCGGCTCCTGGTACGAGTTCTTCCCCCGCTCGGAGGGCGCGCGGCGGCAGCGGAACGGTGTCTGGAAGTCGGGCACGTTCCGCACGGCGGCCAAGCGGCTCGACGGCGTCGCGGCCATGGGCTTCGACGTGCTCTACCTGCCGCCGATCCACCCGATCGGCGTGACGAACCGCAAGGGGCCGAACAACACGCTCGACCCGGCGCCGGGCGATCCCGGGTCGCCGTGGGCGATCGGCGGCCCCCTCGCCGACGGCACGGCCGGCGGTCACGACGCAGTGCATCCCGACCTCGGCACGCTCGCCGACTTCCGCGCCTTCGTGCGCCGGGCGAACGCGCTCGGCATCGAGGTCGCCCTCGACCTCGCACTGCAGGCCTCCCCCGACCACCCGTGGGTCGCCGAGCATCCCGAGTGGTTCACCGTGCTGCCCGACGGCAGCATCCGCTTCGCCGAGAACCCGCCGAAGAAGTACCAGGACATCTACCCCGTCAACTTCGACCTCGACCCCGAGGGCATCCTCGTCGAGGTCGAGCGCGTCATCCGGCACTGGATGAAGCAGGGCGTGCGCATCTTCAGGGTCGACAACCCCCACACGAAGCCGCTCGCGTTCTGGGAGCGGATCATCGGCGACATCAACGCGACCGACCCCGACGTGGTGTTCCTCGCCGAGGCCTTCACCAGGCCCTCGATGATGCAGGCGCTCGCAATGGTCGGGTTCCAGCAGTCGTACTCGTACTTCACCTGGCGCAACACGAAGGAGGAGCTCGAGGAGTTCCTCACGAGCGTCTCGCAGGAGACGGCCGACTTCATGCGCCCGAACCTGTTCGTGAACACGCCGGACATCCTCACCGAGTACCTGCAGTTCGGCGGCCCGGCGGCCTTCACCGTGCGGGCGACGATCGCCGCGACCGCCGCGCCGAACTGGGGCGTCTACTCGGGCTTCGAGCTCTTCGAATCCGTCGCGCGCCCCGGTGCCGAAGAGGCCATCGACAACGAGAAGTTCGAGTACAAGCCGCGCGACTTCGCCGCCGCAGAGGCCGAGGGCCGTTCGCTCGGCCTCTACCTCGGCATCCTGAACGGCATCCGTTCCGCCCACCCCGCGCTCGGGCAGCTGCGCAACATCAGGTTCCACGCCAGCGACGACGACGCCGTGCTCGTGTACTCGAAGCACCTCGAGGGCCGCTTCACGCCCGACGGCCTCGACGACACGATCATCGTCATCGCGAACGTGGATCCCCACTCCGTGAGGGAGACCACCGTGCACCTCGACCTCGAGACCATCGGGCTCGCACCCGGCGCGCGCTTCACCGTCGAAGACCTCGTGACAGGGCACCGATGGGACTGGGGCGACTCGAACTACGTGCGGCTCGACGCGTTCACGCGTCCCGCCCACATCCTGCACGTCGTGCGGGTGCCGAATGTCTGA
- a CDS encoding AI-2E family transporter — MKIQNAFRIGLVGTLGVGVGIVILASIASLSTVLTYVGAALFLALGLEPAIGWLERRGLPRWASILIVMTGVGLLVAALVLAVVPIVVDQVGQLVEEIPAIADRVQSLEWLEDLTRQFPQVPIQDITEQVTAAITDFFTNPEKLSELAGGVLQVAIALGAGIFALVIVFILTLYFSASLSAMKHTAYQLVPASRRSRFADLTEQITQSVGRYVLGQAGLAACNGVASFIFLSIIQAPFPAVLAFLAFIFSLVPLVGTLSASVIIVLVCLIPGLGSPLTALVAAIYYLVYMQVEAYVLSPRIMNRAVKVPGALVVIAALAGGTLLGLLGALVAIPVAASFLLIIKQVVIPRQNEL; from the coding sequence ATGAAGATCCAGAACGCGTTCCGCATCGGCCTCGTCGGCACGCTCGGCGTCGGTGTCGGCATCGTCATCCTCGCGTCGATCGCGAGCCTGTCAACGGTGCTGACGTACGTCGGCGCAGCACTCTTCCTGGCCCTCGGCCTCGAACCGGCCATCGGCTGGCTCGAGCGCCGGGGGCTTCCCCGTTGGGCGTCCATCCTCATCGTGATGACCGGGGTCGGGCTCCTCGTGGCCGCCCTCGTGCTCGCCGTGGTGCCGATCGTCGTCGACCAGGTGGGACAGCTCGTCGAGGAGATCCCGGCGATCGCCGACCGCGTGCAATCGCTGGAGTGGCTCGAGGACCTGACCAGGCAGTTCCCCCAGGTGCCGATCCAGGACATCACCGAGCAGGTCACCGCCGCGATCACCGACTTCTTCACGAACCCAGAAAAGCTCAGTGAACTCGCGGGCGGCGTGCTCCAGGTCGCGATCGCACTCGGGGCCGGCATCTTCGCCCTCGTGATCGTCTTCATCCTGACGCTGTACTTCTCCGCCTCGCTGAGCGCGATGAAGCACACCGCCTACCAGCTGGTCCCAGCATCTCGCCGGTCGCGGTTCGCCGACCTGACCGAGCAGATCACGCAGTCGGTCGGTCGTTACGTGCTCGGCCAGGCGGGCCTCGCAGCCTGCAACGGCGTCGCGAGCTTCATCTTCCTGTCGATCATCCAGGCACCGTTCCCGGCGGTGCTGGCCTTCCTCGCGTTCATCTTCTCGCTGGTGCCGCTCGTCGGCACCCTGTCGGCATCCGTGATCATCGTGCTCGTCTGCCTGATCCCCGGGCTCGGGTCGCCGCTCACCGCGCTCGTCGCGGCGATCTACTACCTGGTGTACATGCAGGTCGAGGCATACGTGCTGAGCCCCCGCATCATGAACCGCGCCGTGAAGGTCCCCGGAGCGCTCGTCGTCATCGCGGCGCTGGCCGGAGGCACGCTCCTCGGCCTGCTCGGCGCGCTCGTCGCGATCCCGGTCGCGGCGTCGTTCCTGCTCATCATCAAGCAGGTCGTCATTCCGCGCCAGAACGAGCTCTGA
- the ybaK gene encoding Cys-tRNA(Pro) deacylase, whose protein sequence is MARRSDAAAGTPATLALTRAGVAFRAHAYEHDPRAAAYGLEAAEKLGLDPDRVFKTLLAVVDGSLAVAIVPVAMQLDLKAFAQALGGKRAEMADPAVAERKTGYVVGGISPIGQKTPLPTVLDESAILCERVYVSGGRRGLDLELAPDDLIAVTSGRYAPIARAR, encoded by the coding sequence ATGGCCAGACGGTCGGATGCCGCGGCGGGCACGCCCGCGACCCTCGCGCTGACCCGGGCGGGCGTCGCGTTCCGCGCGCACGCCTACGAGCATGACCCCCGCGCCGCCGCATACGGGCTCGAGGCCGCCGAGAAGCTCGGCCTCGACCCCGACCGCGTGTTCAAGACGCTGCTCGCGGTCGTCGACGGCTCGCTCGCCGTCGCGATCGTGCCCGTCGCGATGCAGCTCGACCTCAAGGCGTTCGCACAGGCCCTGGGCGGCAAGCGGGCAGAGATGGCCGATCCCGCCGTCGCCGAACGCAAGACCGGGTACGTCGTCGGCGGCATCAGTCCCATCGGGCAGAAGACGCCGCTGCCGACCGTGCTCGACGAGTCGGCCATCCTCTGCGAACGGGTCTACGTGTCCGGCGGTCGCCGCGGGCTCGACCTCGAGCTCGCACCCGACGACCTCATCGCCGTCACCTCGGGCCGCTACGCGCCCATCGCCCGCGCCCGCTGA
- a CDS encoding tetratricopeptide repeat protein, translating to MTDPTPHAALRGAVDLSSLVQRPPQAGAPAGAAPAAPAPGQVVFATDDQGFPAALELSRTVPVVVAVWGSWSEPSVELVATLDRLVRARSGRLVLATADADRSPQLVQAFQVQSVPTVVAVVAGQPVPLFAGVQPDEVIDQVFDQLLELASQHGVTGSVEATDDAGEPDAEAQAPAEPPLPPLHQEAYDAIERGDFDTAAATYRKAIAQDPRDQMAVAGLAQANLLGRLSGKTLDAIRNAAAADPDDLSAQLDVADLDLSGGHVDDAFDRLLTMFVKLDADQKKLVRERLVELFEVVGTEDPRVAVARRRLTNLLF from the coding sequence GTGACCGATCCCACCCCCCACGCCGCGCTCCGCGGCGCCGTCGACCTCTCGTCGCTCGTGCAGCGTCCGCCCCAGGCGGGTGCACCGGCCGGCGCCGCACCGGCTGCGCCCGCGCCAGGTCAGGTCGTCTTCGCGACCGACGACCAGGGATTCCCGGCCGCGCTCGAGCTCTCGCGCACGGTTCCGGTCGTCGTGGCCGTGTGGGGTTCGTGGAGCGAGCCCTCGGTCGAGCTCGTCGCGACGCTCGACCGGCTCGTTCGCGCCCGTTCGGGTCGTCTGGTGCTCGCGACGGCCGACGCCGACCGCAGCCCGCAGCTCGTGCAGGCGTTCCAGGTGCAGTCGGTGCCGACGGTCGTCGCCGTGGTCGCAGGGCAGCCCGTCCCGCTGTTCGCGGGCGTCCAGCCCGACGAGGTCATCGACCAGGTCTTCGACCAGCTCCTCGAGCTCGCGTCGCAGCACGGCGTGACCGGCTCGGTCGAGGCGACGGATGACGCGGGCGAGCCCGATGCCGAGGCGCAGGCGCCCGCCGAGCCTCCGCTGCCGCCGCTTCATCAAGAGGCGTACGACGCGATCGAGCGCGGCGACTTCGACACGGCCGCCGCGACCTACCGCAAGGCGATCGCGCAGGACCCCCGCGACCAGATGGCCGTCGCGGGCCTCGCACAGGCGAACCTGCTCGGCCGCCTCAGCGGCAAGACGCTCGACGCGATCCGCAACGCGGCCGCAGCCGACCCCGACGACCTGTCTGCCCAGCTCGACGTCGCCGACCTCGACCTGTCGGGCGGACACGTCGACGACGCGTTCGACCGGCTGCTCACGATGTTCGTGAAGCTCGACGCCGACCAGAAGAAGCTCGTGCGGGAGCGCCTCGTCGAGCTGTTCGAGGTCGTCGGAACCGAGGACCCCCGGGTCGCGGTCGCTCGCCGTCGACTCACGAACCTGCTGTTCTGA
- the glgP gene encoding alpha-glucan family phosphorylase: MKPIRKFTVRAVVPAPLSALEELAANLRWSWHEPTRRLFEAIDPELWRASNRDPVTLLGEVAPERLDELARDGGYVEWAERERAGLREYLEQPRWFQSLGADVPRTIAYFSPEFGITAALPQYSGGLGILAGDHLKAASDLGVPLIGVGLFYKAGYFSQSITDDGWQQERYPVLDPDGLPLSMLRHPDGSPVQVTLALPDDAELHARVWTAAVGRITLLMLDTDIPVNSDALRSVTDRLYGGGGEHRLLQELLLGVGGARAVKMYTELASRPAPDVFHMNEGHAGFLGLERISTHIGEGLSFAEALQVVRAGTVFTTHTPVPAGIDRFDRGLVERYLTSSLLPGVELEDALALGVEPGADPATSAFNMAVMGLRLAQHANGVSKLHGEVSRRMFGDLWPGFDTDEVPITSITNGVHAPTWTDPALLALAESNLGTGDTEHADWRSDAISDGEFWGVKRSMRLQLVEDARRRLATAWSEQHAGAQPPRWVGRVLDPDTLTVGFARRVPTYKRLTLMLQDPERLKAILTNPDRPVQFVIAGKSHPADDEGKRLIQKLVQFASQPELRERIVFLPDYDMGMAELLYPGCDVWLNNPLRPLEACGTSGMKAAINGALNLSILDGWWAEYEGEDYGWVIPSADAAGDAGERDALEAASLYELLEHRVATRYYERDHDGVPVEWVRRVRTTLTALAPELGADRMVKQYVEELYRPAAEQAERVAADNDRGAKELAAYRARLREAWPRVQVRHVESGGVDAPHVGDELRLRAHVDLGGLAADDVTVEAVHGRSRSDERIEHAQRTPLTPAVSGTDAGSAASGPQLYTGTIVLDRAGSFGYTVRVVPRHALLTSPAELGLVAVAG; encoded by the coding sequence GTGAAGCCCATTCGCAAGTTCACCGTCCGAGCCGTCGTCCCGGCCCCGCTCTCGGCGCTCGAGGAGCTGGCCGCCAATCTGCGCTGGTCGTGGCACGAGCCGACCCGGCGTCTGTTCGAGGCCATCGATCCCGAGCTGTGGCGGGCGTCGAACCGCGACCCCGTGACGTTGCTCGGCGAGGTCGCCCCCGAGCGGCTCGACGAGCTCGCCCGCGACGGCGGGTACGTCGAGTGGGCCGAGCGCGAACGCGCCGGACTGCGCGAGTACCTCGAGCAGCCGCGCTGGTTCCAGTCGCTCGGCGCCGACGTGCCGCGCACGATCGCGTACTTCTCGCCCGAGTTCGGCATCACGGCGGCCCTGCCGCAGTATTCGGGCGGCCTCGGCATCCTCGCCGGCGACCACCTGAAGGCGGCGTCCGATCTGGGGGTGCCGCTCATCGGCGTCGGCCTGTTCTACAAGGCCGGGTACTTCTCGCAGTCGATCACCGACGACGGATGGCAGCAGGAGCGCTACCCGGTGCTCGACCCCGACGGGCTGCCGCTCTCGATGCTGCGCCACCCCGACGGGTCGCCCGTGCAGGTCACCCTCGCCCTGCCGGACGACGCGGAGCTGCACGCACGCGTGTGGACGGCCGCCGTCGGCCGCATCACGCTGCTCATGCTCGACACCGACATCCCGGTGAACTCCGACGCGCTGCGCTCGGTGACCGATCGCCTCTACGGCGGCGGCGGCGAGCACCGCCTGCTGCAGGAGCTGCTGCTCGGCGTCGGCGGCGCCCGCGCGGTGAAGATGTACACCGAACTCGCATCGCGACCCGCGCCCGACGTGTTCCACATGAACGAGGGGCACGCGGGATTCCTCGGCCTCGAGCGCATCTCGACGCACATCGGCGAGGGCCTCTCGTTCGCCGAGGCGCTGCAGGTCGTGCGCGCCGGCACCGTGTTCACGACGCACACGCCCGTGCCCGCCGGCATCGACCGCTTCGACCGGGGTCTCGTCGAGCGCTACCTCACGTCGTCGCTGCTGCCGGGGGTCGAGTTGGAAGACGCCCTCGCCCTCGGCGTCGAGCCCGGCGCGGATCCGGCGACGAGCGCGTTCAACATGGCCGTCATGGGCCTCCGCCTCGCGCAGCACGCGAACGGCGTCTCGAAGCTGCACGGCGAGGTGAGCCGGCGCATGTTCGGCGACCTGTGGCCCGGCTTCGACACCGACGAGGTGCCGATCACGTCGATCACGAACGGCGTGCACGCGCCGACCTGGACCGACCCCGCCCTGCTCGCGCTCGCCGAGTCGAACCTCGGAACCGGCGACACCGAGCACGCCGACTGGCGCAGCGACGCGATCTCCGACGGGGAGTTCTGGGGCGTCAAGCGCAGCATGCGCCTGCAGCTCGTCGAAGACGCGCGTCGGCGCCTCGCGACCGCGTGGAGCGAGCAGCACGCCGGCGCCCAGCCTCCACGGTGGGTCGGTCGCGTGCTCGACCCCGACACGCTCACGGTCGGCTTCGCGCGCCGCGTGCCGACCTACAAGCGCCTCACGCTCATGCTGCAGGACCCCGAGCGGCTGAAGGCGATCCTCACGAATCCCGACCGCCCCGTGCAGTTCGTGATCGCCGGCAAGTCCCACCCCGCCGACGACGAGGGCAAGCGGCTCATCCAGAAGCTCGTGCAGTTCGCCTCCCAGCCCGAGCTCCGCGAGCGGATCGTGTTCCTGCCCGACTACGACATGGGCATGGCCGAGCTGCTCTACCCCGGCTGCGACGTATGGCTGAACAACCCGCTGCGCCCGCTCGAGGCATGCGGCACCTCCGGCATGAAGGCCGCGATCAACGGTGCGCTCAACCTGTCGATCCTCGACGGCTGGTGGGCCGAGTACGAGGGCGAGGACTACGGCTGGGTGATCCCGTCGGCGGATGCGGCGGGCGACGCCGGCGAGCGCGACGCGCTCGAGGCGGCATCCCTCTACGAACTGCTCGAGCACCGCGTCGCGACCCGCTACTACGAGCGCGACCACGACGGAGTGCCCGTCGAGTGGGTGCGCCGGGTGCGCACCACGCTGACGGCCCTCGCGCCCGAACTCGGCGCCGACCGCATGGTGAAGCAGTACGTCGAGGAGCTCTACCGGCCCGCCGCCGAGCAGGCCGAGCGCGTGGCCGCCGACAACGACCGGGGCGCGAAGGAGCTCGCTGCGTACCGCGCGCGGCTGCGCGAGGCGTGGCCGAGGGTGCAGGTCAGGCACGTCGAGTCGGGCGGCGTCGACGCGCCGCACGTCGGCGACGAGCTGCGGTTGCGCGCGCACGTCGACCTCGGCGGGCTCGCGGCCGATGACGTCACGGTCGAGGCCGTGCACGGGCGCAGCCGCTCCGACGAGCGCATCGAGCACGCGCAGCGCACGCCGCTGACGCCCGCGGTGTCGGGCACGGATGCCGGGTCCGCCGCCTCGGGGCCGCAGCTGTACACCGGCACCATCGTGCTCGACCGGGCGGGCTCGTTCGGGTACACCGTGCGCGTCGTGCCGCGGCATGCGCTGCTCACCTCGCCGGCGGAACTGGGACTCGTCGCCGTCGCCGGCTGA